A genomic region of Candidatus Bathyarchaeota archaeon contains the following coding sequences:
- a CDS encoding NAD(P)/FAD-dependent oxidoreductase, which translates to MRYDVVVVGAGTAGCLAAKTAAEAGLKVCIIERKSQREIGEKICGDALGEHHLKALGLTPPQHGELEKQIEGVKIYSPDLETVFTVKHEDFSGYLLNRRLFGQWLLKLAMDEGATLYDSTQCLEPVIEKGYVIGVSAKNMKTGEKLRFEGKTIVDASGFLAVIRRKLPREMMIENEILKEDVEACYREIRQLKQETTDKSYCEIYLNQKVTPGGYTWIFYKGSAKVNAGLGICMRGDFPHPKKQFYDYVLTKPIFEESLLLHAGAWYDPTRRPLDNMVGNGVIITGDAACLVNPIHGGGIGPSMLSGYLAGKTIVEALGKGDVSQNSLWSYNLKYMENYGTKQAGLDVFRLLLLTCKDEDLNYGMKYQLLTEEDVLRAGLGEDFSLKITETAKRVFKGIRRIGFLNKLRITVNLMNKVKAHYRSYPKTPKDFEKWRLKTEALFNEAKSKLLE; encoded by the coding sequence ATGAGGTACGACGTCGTAGTCGTAGGCGCCGGGACAGCTGGCTGTTTAGCCGCAAAAACAGCAGCCGAGGCCGGATTAAAAGTTTGCATAATTGAAAGAAAAAGCCAAAGAGAAATAGGTGAAAAAATCTGCGGGGATGCCCTAGGTGAGCATCATCTAAAGGCTTTAGGTTTGACGCCGCCCCAACATGGCGAACTTGAAAAACAAATAGAGGGGGTCAAAATTTACTCGCCTGACTTAGAAACCGTTTTCACTGTTAAACACGAAGATTTTTCTGGTTACTTGCTGAATAGACGACTTTTCGGGCAATGGCTTTTGAAGTTGGCGATGGATGAAGGCGCAACACTGTATGACTCCACTCAGTGTCTTGAACCAGTAATTGAGAAAGGCTACGTGATTGGAGTCTCGGCAAAAAACATGAAGACTGGTGAAAAACTTCGATTTGAAGGAAAAACCATTGTGGATGCAAGCGGTTTCTTAGCGGTTATAAGACGAAAGCTTCCAAGGGAAATGATGATAGAGAACGAAATTTTAAAAGAGGATGTTGAGGCTTGCTATAGGGAGATAAGGCAGTTAAAGCAGGAAACCACGGACAAAAGCTATTGTGAAATCTACCTTAATCAGAAAGTGACACCAGGAGGCTATACTTGGATTTTCTACAAAGGCAGCGCAAAAGTAAACGCTGGTTTAGGCATCTGCATGCGGGGTGACTTTCCACATCCAAAAAAACAGTTTTATGATTACGTTTTAACCAAACCCATTTTTGAAGAGTCGCTGTTACTGCATGCTGGCGCGTGGTATGATCCTACTCGTAGACCGTTGGACAACATGGTTGGAAACGGCGTAATAATAACAGGAGACGCAGCATGTCTTGTAAATCCAATTCATGGCGGTGGTATAGGGCCATCCATGTTGAGCGGTTATTTGGCTGGAAAAACCATAGTTGAAGCCTTAGGAAAGGGCGACGTTAGCCAAAACAGTTTGTGGTCATACAACCTTAAGTATATGGAGAATTACGGGACTAAGCAGGCTGGGCTTGATGTTTTCAGGCTGCTGCTGTTAACATGCAAGGATGAGGATCTAAACTATGGCATGAAATATCAATTGCTAACAGAAGAGGACGTTTTAAGGGCTGGTCTAGGCGAAGACTTTAGCCTCAAAATAACGGAAACAGCCAAACGGGTGTTTAAAGGGATCAGGCGCATCGGTTTCTTAAACAAGTTAAGGATCACCGTAAACCTCATGAACAAAGTTAAGGCCCACTATAGGAGTTATCCAAAAACGCCGAAGGATTTTGAAAAGTGGCGTCTAAAAACTGAGGCGCTGTTTAACGAGGCAAAGTCAAAACTTTTAGAGTAG
- a CDS encoding Lrp/AsnC family transcriptional regulator yields MEAKLDEKDLAILALLQENCRMTAREIAQKIGSPITTVFAKMKRMEQQDIIKEYRAILNHKKLDFGVTAFILASFSYRTDKEEAPLSQRAIAEQISKFPEVQEVHIISGDWDILIKVKEKDVDAVGKFVVDKLRTVKGIEKTLTCMVFDTLKETTAIPISLRGLKKK; encoded by the coding sequence ATGGAAGCTAAACTTGACGAAAAGGACTTAGCCATATTAGCGTTGCTGCAAGAAAATTGCCGCATGACAGCTAGAGAAATAGCCCAAAAAATAGGCTCGCCTATAACGACGGTTTTCGCAAAAATGAAACGGATGGAGCAGCAAGACATAATAAAGGAGTATAGGGCAATCCTAAACCATAAAAAACTGGATTTCGGAGTAACAGCATTCATTTTGGCGTCCTTCTCCTACAGAACAGACAAGGAAGAGGCACCTTTATCCCAGAGGGCTATTGCAGAGCAAATATCAAAGTTTCCAGAAGTTCAAGAAGTTCACATAATATCTGGGGATTGGGATATCCTAATAAAAGTCAAGGAGAAGGATGTAGATGCCGTTGGAAAGTTTGTGGTGGATAAACTCCGCACAGTTAAAGGCATAGAGAAAACTTTGACTTGCATGGTTTTTGACACTTTAAAGGAGACAACCGCTATACCAATATCATTGAGAGGACTTAAGAAGAAGTAA